A DNA window from Brassica napus cultivar Da-Ae chromosome C1, Da-Ae, whole genome shotgun sequence contains the following coding sequences:
- the LOC111201970 gene encoding inverted formin-2-like, whose protein sequence is MAPRPRPAAPAPTYADLFGDGSSSSGPSSSSGTVPDSHTSRRVPSTPPPLPSQMPPPRAPPVAPDQPAPPAAVHPDLRVPAHAPFARYTVEDLLAQPGREGLHVLDPDRPPGTYWFGANNRVSRSVSETMKGYYDGPYPNWTMTPDHVKTTWFKCFAVIIFTYY, encoded by the exons atggctcctagaccgAGACCAGCAGCTCCTGCACCTACGTATGCGGATTTGTTTGGCGATGGATCTTCCTCtagcggtccatcgtcttcttccgggacagttccagactctcacaCATCTCGGAGAGTTCCTTCGacccctcctcctcttccatctCAGATGCCTCCCCCACGAGCTCCACCTGTCGCCCCGGATCAGCCTGCCCCACCGGCTGCAGTTCATCCCGATTTGCGGGTGCCAGCTCATGCACCATTCGCAAGATACACCgtcgaggatttgcttgcccagcccggACGAGAGGGTTTACACGTTctggaccccgatagacccccgggtacttattg gtttggggctaacaaccgtgttagccggagcgtttcagaGACGATGAAGGGATATTATGACGGCCCTTATCCCAACTGGACCATGACTCCCGATCACGTCAAGacgacgtggtttaaatgttttgcggtaattatatttacatattattaa